Proteins co-encoded in one Oncorhynchus kisutch isolate 150728-3 linkage group LG1, Okis_V2, whole genome shotgun sequence genomic window:
- the LOC109888652 gene encoding BUB3-interacting and GLEBS motif-containing protein ZNF207-like isoform X2, protein MGRKKKKQMKPWCWYCNRDFDDEKILIQHQKAKHFKCHICHKKLYTGPGLAIHCMQVHKETIDGVPNAIPGRVDIELEIYGMEGIPEKDMQERRRTLEQKQESQKKKQNQDDSDEDDDDDDAPGPSFVQQQMPVAQPQASFVPPMAQPGIPPGARAPGMPPGAYSGMPPMMPGHGVPPMMHGMPPGMHGMPPGMMHGMGGMMPPMMQGMPGMPPGMPPHMGHRPGMPHMAQVPTPAGMPRPSAAAPAAVSKPLFPSAVQAQQSASGAVPHSAPSTSSDPPKATFPAYTQSSASSSSSNPPSNTVAKPPATVTSKPATLTTMSATSKLIHPDEDISLEERRAQLPRYQRNVPRQGQVHMSAPPVAAVGGMMPPQQGMPPQQPGMRHPMHGQYGGPPQGMPGYMQGGMPPYGQGPPMGYQGGPPMGMRPPVMSPAGRY, encoded by the exons ATGGGGcgaaagaagaagaagcagatgaAGCCATGGTGCTG GTATTGTAATCGAGATTTCGATGATGAAAAGATCCTCATCCAACATCAAAAGGCCAAACATTTTAAGTGCCATATATGTCACAAGAAGTTGTACACTGGTCCGGGGCTGGCAATCCACTGTATGCAG GTTCACAAAGAGACCATCGACGGGGTCCCCAATGCCATACCTGGAAGGGTAGACATAGAATTGGAAATCTATGGCATGGAAGGAATTCCAGAGAAGGATATGCAGGAGAGGAGACGGACATTAGAACAAAAACAGG AGAgccagaagaagaagcagaatcAGGACGACTCTGACGAGGATGACGACGATGATGATGCTCCAGGCCCTTCGTTCGTTCAGCAGCAGATGCCTGTTGCCCAGCCCCAGGCTAGCTTTGTCCCTCCCATGGCCCAGCCAGGCATCCCCCCCGGGGCCAGGGCTCCAGGCATGCCACCAGGAGCTTACTCAG GAATGCCCCCTATGATGCCAGGTCACGGTGTCCCGCCCATGATGCACGGGATGCCCCCTGGTATGCACGGAATGCCACCAGG CATGATGCATGGGATGGGAGGGATGATGCCTCCAATGATGCAAGGGATGCCTGGTATGCCGCCAG GAATGCCACCCCACATGGGTCACCGTCCTGGTATGCCCCACATGGCCCAGGTCCCCACCCCGGCAGGGATGCCCCGACCCTCCGCAGCAGCCCCTGCTGCTGTCAGCAAGCCCCTGTTCCCCAGCGCAGTACAG GCTCAGCAGAGTGCCTCTGGAGCTGTGCCCCACAGCGCGCCCTCCACCTCCTCTGACCCTCCCAAAGCAACATTCCCCGCCTACACCCAGTCCTctgcctcctcatcctcctctaacCCCCCTAGTAACACTGTGGCCAAGCCCCCCGCCACAGTGACCAGTAAGCCAGCCACCCTCACCACCATGAGTGCAACCAGTAAGTTGATCCACCCTGATGAGGATATCTCACTG GAGGAGCGACGGGCTCAGTTGCCCCGGTACCAGCGTAACGTGCCCAGGCAGGGGCAGGTCCACATGTCTGCCCCTCCTGTGGCGGCCGTGGGCGGCATGATGCCCCCACAGCAGGGCATGCCCCCACAGCAGCCTGGCATGAGGCACCCCATGCACG gtcAGTATGGTGGTCCCCCCCAGGGCATGCCTGGCTACATGCAGGGCGGGATGCCTCCGTATGGGCAGGGCCCTCCGATGGGATACCAAGGAGGGCCTCCCATGGGCATGCGGCCCCCCGTCATGTCTCCTGCGGGACGATACTGA
- the LOC109888652 gene encoding BUB3-interacting and GLEBS motif-containing protein ZNF207-like isoform X1 encodes MGRKKKKQMKPWCWYCNRDFDDEKILIQHQKAKHFKCHICHKKLYTGPGLAIHCMQVHKETIDGVPNAIPGRVDIELEIYGMEGIPEKDMQERRRTLEQKQESQKKKQNQDDSDEDDDDDDAPGPSFVQQQMPVAQPQASFVPPMAQPGIPPGARAPGMPPGAYSGMPPMMPGHGVPPMMHGMPPGMHGMPPGMMHGMGGMMPPMMQGMPGMPPGMPPHMGHRPGMPHMAQVPTPAGMPRPSAAAPAAVSKPLFPSAVQMGSHVPNTITASPSSTADSQSAASKPLFSNTPQAQQSASGAVPHSAPSTSSDPPKATFPAYTQSSASSSSSNPPSNTVAKPPATVTSKPATLTTMSATSKLIHPDEDISLEERRAQLPRYQRNVPRQGQVHMSAPPVAAVGGMMPPQQGMPPQQPGMRHPMHGQYGGPPQGMPGYMQGGMPPYGQGPPMGYQGGPPMGMRPPVMSPAGRY; translated from the exons ATGGGGcgaaagaagaagaagcagatgaAGCCATGGTGCTG GTATTGTAATCGAGATTTCGATGATGAAAAGATCCTCATCCAACATCAAAAGGCCAAACATTTTAAGTGCCATATATGTCACAAGAAGTTGTACACTGGTCCGGGGCTGGCAATCCACTGTATGCAG GTTCACAAAGAGACCATCGACGGGGTCCCCAATGCCATACCTGGAAGGGTAGACATAGAATTGGAAATCTATGGCATGGAAGGAATTCCAGAGAAGGATATGCAGGAGAGGAGACGGACATTAGAACAAAAACAGG AGAgccagaagaagaagcagaatcAGGACGACTCTGACGAGGATGACGACGATGATGATGCTCCAGGCCCTTCGTTCGTTCAGCAGCAGATGCCTGTTGCCCAGCCCCAGGCTAGCTTTGTCCCTCCCATGGCCCAGCCAGGCATCCCCCCCGGGGCCAGGGCTCCAGGCATGCCACCAGGAGCTTACTCAG GAATGCCCCCTATGATGCCAGGTCACGGTGTCCCGCCCATGATGCACGGGATGCCCCCTGGTATGCACGGAATGCCACCAGG CATGATGCATGGGATGGGAGGGATGATGCCTCCAATGATGCAAGGGATGCCTGGTATGCCGCCAG GAATGCCACCCCACATGGGTCACCGTCCTGGTATGCCCCACATGGCCCAGGTCCCCACCCCGGCAGGGATGCCCCGACCCTCCGCAGCAGCCCCTGCTGCTGTCAGCAAGCCCCTGTTCCCCAGCGCAGTACAG ATGGGCTCTCATGTTCCAAACACCATCACAGCCTCTCCCAGTAGCACTGCAGACTCTCAGTCTGCTGCCTCTAAGCCTCTGTTCTCTAACACTCCACAA GCTCAGCAGAGTGCCTCTGGAGCTGTGCCCCACAGCGCGCCCTCCACCTCCTCTGACCCTCCCAAAGCAACATTCCCCGCCTACACCCAGTCCTctgcctcctcatcctcctctaacCCCCCTAGTAACACTGTGGCCAAGCCCCCCGCCACAGTGACCAGTAAGCCAGCCACCCTCACCACCATGAGTGCAACCAGTAAGTTGATCCACCCTGATGAGGATATCTCACTG GAGGAGCGACGGGCTCAGTTGCCCCGGTACCAGCGTAACGTGCCCAGGCAGGGGCAGGTCCACATGTCTGCCCCTCCTGTGGCGGCCGTGGGCGGCATGATGCCCCCACAGCAGGGCATGCCCCCACAGCAGCCTGGCATGAGGCACCCCATGCACG gtcAGTATGGTGGTCCCCCCCAGGGCATGCCTGGCTACATGCAGGGCGGGATGCCTCCGTATGGGCAGGGCCCTCCGATGGGATACCAAGGAGGGCCTCCCATGGGCATGCGGCCCCCCGTCATGTCTCCTGCGGGACGATACTGA